A genomic stretch from Schaalia odontolytica includes:
- a CDS encoding ABC transporter permease, with the protein MTRYLLRRTGLLILTGSAALVAIFVLLRLLPGDPANALLSGTATPEQIEAARRQVGSDLPWWSQFGEWASALIRGDLGTSFTSGLSVNDQIASRMAVTLPLTLAAFGISLIVAIVLGYVAARARRSWAGTVISALAQLGIAVPVFWIGMLLVLAFAVNLHWLPASGFPARGWTNAAQAVRALVLPTLTIVLVSTASLTRYTRSAALDVLDAPFLQFARSLGESRSEAMVRHGLRVASIPVISIAGIELATTFIGAVVVEQVFALPGLGSMLTTAIAQHDYPSIQGVLLVSTALVLVIGFAADVLQRVIDPRLRSTLSAGGRP; encoded by the coding sequence ATGACTCGTTACCTGCTGCGGCGCACGGGGCTGCTGATCCTCACCGGATCGGCAGCCCTCGTGGCGATTTTCGTTCTCCTGCGCCTGTTGCCGGGTGATCCGGCGAATGCGCTTTTGTCGGGCACGGCCACTCCCGAGCAGATCGAGGCGGCCCGCCGCCAGGTGGGTTCGGACCTGCCGTGGTGGAGCCAGTTCGGCGAGTGGGCCTCGGCGCTGATCCGTGGCGACCTGGGGACCTCGTTCACGTCGGGTTTGAGCGTGAATGATCAGATCGCCTCGCGCATGGCGGTGACGCTGCCGCTGACTCTGGCGGCGTTCGGAATCTCCTTGATCGTGGCGATTGTGCTGGGGTATGTGGCTGCACGTGCGCGCCGCTCCTGGGCGGGAACCGTGATCTCTGCTCTCGCGCAGCTGGGTATCGCCGTGCCCGTGTTCTGGATCGGGATGCTCCTGGTCCTCGCCTTCGCGGTGAATCTGCACTGGCTGCCCGCCTCGGGTTTCCCGGCGCGCGGGTGGACGAATGCCGCGCAAGCGGTGCGCGCGCTCGTGCTGCCGACGCTGACGATCGTCTTGGTGTCCACGGCCTCGTTGACGCGTTACACGCGTAGCGCCGCGCTGGACGTTCTTGACGCCCCCTTCCTGCAGTTTGCGCGCTCCCTGGGTGAGTCGCGCAGCGAGGCGATGGTGCGCCACGGCCTGCGCGTCGCCTCGATCCCGGTCATCTCCATCGCCGGCATCGAGCTGGCTACCACGTTCATCGGCGCGGTTGTTGTTGAGCAGGTGTTTGCCCTTCCGGGCCTTGGCTCGATGCTCACGACAGCGATCGCGCAGCACGACTACCCATCGATTCAGGGGGTTCTCCTCGTGTCGACGGCCCTCGTCCTCGTCATCGGGTTCGCCGCGGATGTCCTGCAGCGCGTCATTGACCCCCGCCTACGGTCCACCCTCAGCGCGGGAGGCCGCCCGTGA
- a CDS encoding ATP-binding cassette domain-containing protein: MSLSITDLNVWIGDTHILRGITLEVPDGQHVGIIGSSGSGKSMLSLAIMGLLPEGTRVEGSIRWDGRELVGAAERDLCSLRGTQISMMFQDPATSLDPLMRLGKQIALPLRRHRGLRGDALREAIDRALAEVALPDPARIARSFPYEVSGGQRQRVALAMTLAASPSLLIADEPTTALDVTVQRTVLDLLDEVTRERGVSLLFISHDLPVVTRMADRVIVVDAGRITDDVPVEVIRTAPDTLSDSARSIASAARALDSVFERIGAVRPDSQPGRAPGEAGEREGEPASLTDNEGNAHE, translated from the coding sequence GTGAGCCTGTCCATCACCGACCTGAATGTGTGGATCGGGGACACACACATCCTGCGCGGCATCACCCTGGAGGTGCCCGACGGGCAGCACGTCGGCATCATCGGGTCCTCCGGCTCGGGTAAGTCCATGCTGTCTCTGGCGATCATGGGACTGCTGCCCGAGGGCACCCGCGTGGAGGGTTCGATCCGCTGGGACGGCCGCGAGCTTGTGGGTGCCGCCGAACGGGACCTGTGCTCGCTGAGAGGGACGCAGATCTCGATGATGTTCCAGGACCCCGCGACCTCCCTCGACCCGCTTATGCGGCTTGGCAAGCAGATCGCCCTGCCGCTGCGTCGCCACCGCGGCCTGCGAGGTGACGCCCTGCGCGAGGCCATCGACCGTGCGCTCGCCGAAGTCGCCCTGCCCGACCCCGCGCGCATCGCCCGGTCCTTCCCGTACGAGGTCTCTGGCGGCCAGCGCCAGCGCGTCGCCCTGGCCATGACGCTCGCAGCCTCACCCTCCCTGCTCATCGCTGACGAGCCCACGACCGCGCTCGACGTCACCGTCCAGCGCACCGTCCTCGACCTGCTCGACGAGGTCACCCGCGAGCGAGGCGTGAGCCTCCTGTTCATCAGCCACGATCTGCCCGTCGTGACGCGCATGGCTGACCGCGTCATCGTCGTGGACGCAGGCCGCATCACCGACGACGTGCCCGTCGAGGTCATCCGCACAGCGCCGGATACGCTCTCCGACTCGGCGCGCTCCATCGCGTCCGCCGCGCGAGCACTCGACTCCGTCTTCGAGCGCATCGGTGCCGTCCGCCCCGACTCCCAGCCCGGCCGCGCGCCCGGCGAGGCGGGAGAGCGCGAGGGGGAGCCGGCCTCGTTGACCGACAATGAAGGGAACGCCCATGAGTGA
- a CDS encoding Pr6Pr family membrane protein, whose protein sequence is MTELSRRGRAAYWVVAALAWAGVVATLIITAFDGYAPPTYVEEGLFAGAAHGWAGAPERLINCLSYFTELSNMMVAIISTVLARRSRVGKWGRATHLCSLMMITVTAIVYAVLIGPYEVLTGFALVTNPLQHIVVPVAFVATAVLAGPRGGIAWGTLGRALLIPLAWVAYTLARGAFTQQYPYGFVNVWRLGYAQVAINIVAILIGALLFMAVFAGIDWIIRQTGQTGATRSKGA, encoded by the coding sequence ATGACTGAACTGAGCCGCCGCGGGCGCGCCGCCTACTGGGTGGTCGCCGCCCTGGCCTGGGCGGGCGTTGTCGCCACCCTCATCATTACGGCCTTTGACGGCTACGCGCCGCCAACCTACGTCGAGGAAGGCCTTTTTGCGGGAGCTGCCCACGGCTGGGCGGGAGCGCCAGAGCGTCTTATCAATTGCCTGTCCTACTTCACCGAGCTGTCCAACATGATGGTCGCCATCATCTCGACGGTCCTTGCGCGCCGAAGCCGCGTCGGGAAATGGGGGAGGGCCACGCACCTGTGTTCCCTCATGATGATCACCGTGACTGCGATCGTCTACGCCGTGCTCATTGGCCCCTACGAGGTCCTCACCGGCTTCGCGCTCGTCACGAACCCTCTGCAGCACATCGTCGTCCCGGTCGCCTTCGTGGCCACGGCCGTGCTCGCGGGCCCGCGAGGCGGCATCGCGTGGGGCACGCTGGGCCGCGCCCTACTGATCCCGCTCGCGTGGGTGGCATACACGCTGGCGCGCGGGGCCTTCACCCAACAGTACCCCTACGGCTTCGTCAACGTGTGGCGGCTCGGCTACGCGCAGGTCGCGATCAATATCGTCGCGATTCTGATCGGGGCCCTGCTCTTCATGGCCGTCTTTGCCGGTATTGACTGGATAATCCGACAAACTGGTCAAACTGGTGCAACACGCTCCAAAGGCGCGTAA
- a CDS encoding alanine/glycine:cation symporter family protein has translation MEQIAMIEKEIADWITMHLTIVILIGVGLILTVISRGVQLRLFPEMVRTVLGSRKGANGGISSFQAFAISLAARVGIGNVFGVAAALMFGGPGAIFWMWIVALVGMATAFFEATLAQIFKVKHSDGSYRGGPAYYIKRGMKNRVLANVFAVITVVTCGIVITSVQSNAIAGTLTSAFGEAAKQPLPGAGGFSAAQLTVAGLIFVFSAMVIFGGIRTVARVTEWMAPIMATIYVIMVAIICLMNIGQFGTVLGQIFTSAFSADATVGGLGGGIIAAMINGTKRGLFSNEAGQGTAPNAAATATVSHPVRQGLIQSLGVFIDTIVVCTATAFVILIAGAEVWGGADINPSNLTTLAVASELGAWTIVPMAILIFVLAYSSVIAAYVYSDTNMSFVFGDAPWATWTVRVVCVLSATVGALLSLDVVWNAVDIAMAVMTITNLVALVFLARWVLGTLRDYEAQRRDGVAEPVFVGEKNPLLPGDVPGGVWKRAKKK, from the coding sequence GTGGAACAGATAGCCATGATCGAGAAGGAGATCGCCGACTGGATCACGATGCACCTGACGATCGTCATCCTGATCGGCGTGGGCCTCATCCTGACAGTCATCTCCCGCGGCGTGCAGCTGCGCCTTTTCCCTGAGATGGTGCGAACGGTCCTCGGGTCGCGCAAGGGTGCCAACGGTGGCATTTCCTCCTTCCAGGCGTTCGCGATTTCGCTAGCCGCCCGCGTGGGTATCGGCAACGTATTCGGCGTGGCTGCGGCCCTCATGTTCGGTGGCCCCGGAGCGATCTTCTGGATGTGGATCGTTGCCCTGGTCGGTATGGCAACCGCTTTCTTCGAGGCCACGCTCGCGCAAATCTTCAAGGTCAAGCACTCCGACGGTTCCTACCGCGGCGGCCCGGCCTACTACATCAAGCGCGGAATGAAGAACCGCGTGCTGGCAAACGTCTTCGCCGTCATCACCGTGGTCACCTGCGGCATCGTCATCACCTCCGTGCAGTCCAACGCCATCGCCGGAACCCTGACGAGTGCCTTTGGTGAGGCCGCGAAGCAGCCCCTTCCGGGTGCCGGCGGTTTCTCGGCCGCGCAACTCACGGTCGCCGGCCTCATCTTCGTCTTCTCCGCGATGGTGATCTTCGGCGGCATCCGCACCGTCGCCCGCGTCACCGAGTGGATGGCCCCGATCATGGCGACGATCTACGTCATCATGGTCGCGATCATCTGCCTCATGAACATCGGCCAGTTCGGCACCGTGCTCGGCCAGATCTTCACCTCCGCGTTCTCCGCGGACGCCACCGTGGGCGGCCTGGGCGGCGGCATCATCGCGGCGATGATCAACGGCACCAAGCGCGGCCTTTTCTCCAACGAGGCCGGCCAGGGTACCGCTCCCAACGCCGCCGCGACCGCAACCGTGTCCCACCCGGTACGCCAGGGCCTCATCCAGTCCCTGGGTGTCTTCATCGACACGATCGTCGTGTGTACGGCGACCGCGTTCGTCATCCTCATCGCGGGAGCCGAGGTGTGGGGCGGCGCGGACATCAACCCCTCGAACTTGACCACTCTGGCCGTGGCCAGCGAGCTAGGCGCGTGGACGATCGTCCCGATGGCGATCCTCATCTTCGTCCTGGCCTACTCCTCGGTCATCGCGGCCTACGTCTACTCCGACACCAACATGTCCTTCGTGTTCGGTGACGCCCCCTGGGCGACGTGGACGGTGCGCGTCGTGTGCGTGCTCTCGGCGACGGTCGGCGCGCTGCTGAGCCTGGATGTCGTGTGGAACGCCGTCGATATCGCGATGGCGGTCATGACGATCACGAACCTGGTGGCCCTGGTCTTCCTGGCCCGCTGGGTGCTCGGCACCCTGCGCGACTACGAGGCCCAGCGTCGTGACGGCGTCGCCGAACCCGTCTTCGTGGGTGAGAAGAATCCGCTGCTGCCCGGCGACGTTCCCGGTGGCGTGTGGAAGCGCGCAAAGAAGAAGTAA
- a CDS encoding ABC transporter permease — MNARRIPLSLIVGVILVGALVLIALVSLAWLPYPIEDTSGGRLEGFSAAHLLGTDRLGHDLASRMMVGARIALIVGVGAVAVAAIIGVSVGLAITLSRPWVDDVASALLDVLIAFPTLLLAMLIVAGFGASLATVTIAIGVAASAVVARLTRILARRVLAEQYVLAARTSGVSTWGILTRHVLPNIWPTLATNLAVTMGGAVLAEAGLSYLGLGAPPPNASWGRLLQDAQATFTTQPLGAIAPGLAIVAVVLGANLAADGLRSLIDPTQGGAK, encoded by the coding sequence GTGAACGCCCGTCGCATCCCGCTGTCCCTGATCGTTGGCGTGATCCTCGTGGGCGCGCTCGTGCTCATCGCCCTCGTATCGCTTGCGTGGCTCCCGTACCCGATCGAGGACACGAGCGGTGGACGCCTTGAGGGCTTCTCGGCCGCGCACCTCCTTGGCACGGACCGCCTGGGCCACGACCTGGCGTCGCGCATGATGGTGGGCGCGCGTATTGCGCTCATCGTCGGCGTCGGAGCCGTCGCGGTCGCGGCCATCATCGGCGTGAGCGTTGGCCTGGCGATCACGCTGTCCCGCCCGTGGGTGGACGACGTGGCCTCGGCCCTCCTCGACGTGCTCATCGCCTTCCCGACCCTGCTCCTCGCGATGCTCATCGTCGCGGGCTTCGGCGCCTCCCTGGCCACGGTCACCATTGCAATCGGCGTGGCCGCCTCGGCCGTCGTCGCACGCCTGACGCGCATCCTCGCGCGGCGCGTCCTCGCCGAGCAGTACGTGCTGGCCGCGCGCACCTCCGGAGTCTCCACGTGGGGGATCCTCACCCGCCACGTCCTGCCCAACATCTGGCCGACCCTGGCCACAAACCTGGCCGTCACTATGGGCGGTGCAGTCCTCGCCGAGGCCGGCCTTTCCTACCTGGGTCTAGGTGCGCCCCCGCCGAACGCCTCCTGGGGCCGCCTCCTCCAGGATGCGCAGGCCACCTTTACGACGCAGCCCCTCGGTGCCATCGCCCCGGGCCTTGCGATCGTCGCCGTCGTCCTGGGAGCCAACCTCGCGGCCGATGGCCTGCGTTCCCTCATCGACCCCACCCAGGGAGGTGCCAAGTGA
- a CDS encoding NAD(P)H-dependent oxidoreductase, whose protein sequence is MKILVIQGSPDAASYSQELASAYAEEATRAGHEVRTIDLATEDFDPNLRYGYRQHMEDESAPQRYQELIAWADHLVFSFPIWWSAEPAILKGFIDRTFTPRFAYRFADGKSEPKLTGKTAALILTCRAPAFFYRLYGGPITRWKRMVLGFVGIRLTDTFILGKIDYPQDTPEYRAEFVESIRRYARR, encoded by the coding sequence ATGAAGATTCTCGTTATTCAAGGAAGCCCCGACGCAGCTAGTTACTCCCAGGAGCTGGCGTCCGCGTACGCCGAGGAGGCAACCAGAGCCGGTCACGAGGTGCGTACCATCGACCTCGCTACGGAGGACTTTGATCCGAACCTGCGCTATGGGTATCGCCAGCACATGGAGGACGAAAGCGCCCCGCAGCGCTACCAGGAGCTGATCGCGTGGGCAGACCACCTGGTCTTCAGCTTCCCGATCTGGTGGTCGGCCGAACCTGCGATCCTCAAGGGATTCATCGATCGTACTTTCACCCCGCGTTTTGCGTACCGATTTGCCGACGGCAAGAGTGAACCGAAGCTGACAGGCAAGACGGCGGCGCTGATCCTCACCTGCCGCGCGCCCGCGTTCTTCTACCGGTTGTACGGAGGGCCGATCACACGCTGGAAGCGCATGGTTCTGGGCTTCGTGGGAATCCGCCTGACGGACACGTTCATTCTCGGCAAGATCGACTACCCGCAGGACACCCCGGAATACCGGGCCGAGTTTGTCGAGTCGATACGACGCTACGCCCGTCGTTGA
- a CDS encoding DEAD/DEAH box helicase, whose amino-acid sequence MSATLNEILDDLEDEGRLEDDDALYETFTSWARGTGRPLYPHQDEALIEILAGNHIIAATPTGSGKSMIALAAHFTSMAHGGRSYYTAPLKALVSEKFFDLVGLFGADNVGMVTGDVSLNANAPIICCTAEILANQSLREGPSLDADMIVMDEFHFYGDRQRGWAWQVPLLELRTPQVVAMSATLGDTTRFERAWKERTGRDVSLIDDAARPVPLEFEYVVDRLPDTVERLLGEGRWPVYIVHFSQRDAVSTAQSFDRSSLIAPEQKKAIAAQLAGVSFTKGFGQTLKSLLAQGIGVHHAGMLPRYRRLVERLTQAGLLPIVCGTDTLGVGINVPIRTVLMTSLVKYDGRRMRHVSAREFHQIAGRAGRAGFDTVGFVRVLAPEHEVEAARERARLSAAQEAARDAREAKRAAKKSAKKRKGPGEGEISWTRSTFERLVDAAPEQLTSRFEMTHAMVLNVLAGAPSAGRDPGEHLVWLARNNDDPAQDRNPHLRRLGEIYTSMKQAGVVEHVSSSEAFASGEPRLRAATDLPDDFALNQPLSPFALAALEFLDPESPTFALDVVSVIESVLEDPRPLLFAQEKAARAEAVAAMKAQGMEYDERMAALEEVTWPRPLASLLGDAFAVYLHANPWIEDQEISPKSVVREMIENALTFTGIVGRYDVGRSEGIVLRYLTDAYRALRQIVPDELMTEELREIITWLSALIRAVDSSLLDEWEAMSTGQAISPAADTGGTEGAELAFGAREDGTVPFSANRHAFRTAIRGALFARVEAMSRDNVEALARLDEASRTPVVAPWGEDEWDAVLERYWAEHEWIGIDQRARALSLCCLNEAPTREDVLELVPAAVSSDFERAQAARIEAIAEAVDQATAGTFWLATQTLFDPEEDMDWRIVALVDVAASDEADRVCLATVTVGPR is encoded by the coding sequence ATGAGCGCGACTTTGAACGAGATCCTGGACGACCTGGAGGACGAGGGCCGTCTGGAGGACGACGACGCCCTGTACGAGACATTCACCTCCTGGGCGCGGGGCACCGGCCGTCCGCTCTACCCGCACCAGGATGAGGCTCTCATCGAGATCCTCGCGGGTAACCACATCATCGCGGCGACTCCCACGGGCTCGGGCAAGTCGATGATCGCGCTGGCCGCGCACTTCACGTCGATGGCCCATGGTGGCCGCTCCTACTACACGGCGCCGCTCAAGGCCCTCGTGTCGGAAAAGTTCTTCGACCTGGTCGGCCTGTTCGGCGCGGACAACGTGGGCATGGTGACGGGCGATGTGTCCCTCAACGCCAACGCACCGATCATCTGTTGCACGGCGGAAATCCTCGCGAATCAGTCGCTGCGGGAGGGGCCCAGCCTGGACGCCGACATGATCGTCATGGACGAGTTCCACTTCTACGGGGATCGTCAGCGCGGCTGGGCGTGGCAGGTGCCGCTCCTGGAGCTGCGCACCCCGCAGGTGGTCGCCATGAGCGCGACCCTGGGCGACACGACGCGTTTCGAGCGCGCGTGGAAGGAACGCACCGGCCGCGACGTGTCCCTCATCGACGACGCGGCCCGCCCCGTTCCCCTCGAGTTTGAGTATGTCGTGGACCGCCTACCCGACACGGTTGAGCGGCTGCTGGGCGAGGGCCGCTGGCCCGTCTACATCGTGCACTTCTCCCAGCGCGACGCGGTGTCCACCGCGCAGTCTTTCGACCGTTCCTCCCTCATTGCACCCGAGCAGAAGAAGGCGATCGCCGCGCAGCTGGCGGGCGTGTCCTTCACGAAGGGCTTCGGTCAGACCCTCAAGTCCCTGCTCGCCCAGGGCATCGGCGTGCACCACGCGGGCATGCTTCCACGCTACCGACGCCTCGTCGAGCGCCTCACGCAGGCCGGCCTGCTGCCAATCGTGTGCGGCACGGACACCCTGGGCGTGGGCATCAACGTGCCGATCCGCACCGTGCTCATGACCTCCTTGGTGAAGTATGACGGGCGGCGCATGCGTCACGTGAGCGCGCGCGAGTTCCACCAGATCGCGGGCCGCGCGGGCCGCGCCGGTTTTGATACGGTCGGTTTCGTGCGGGTCCTGGCCCCCGAACACGAGGTCGAGGCTGCCCGTGAGCGAGCACGCCTGAGCGCCGCGCAGGAGGCGGCTCGCGACGCCCGCGAGGCCAAGCGCGCGGCAAAGAAGTCCGCGAAGAAGCGCAAGGGCCCGGGCGAGGGCGAGATTTCGTGGACGCGCTCGACCTTCGAGCGCCTCGTCGACGCGGCTCCCGAGCAGCTCACGAGCCGTTTCGAGATGACGCACGCGATGGTCCTCAACGTGCTGGCGGGCGCGCCCTCGGCGGGGCGCGATCCGGGTGAGCACCTGGTGTGGCTGGCCCGCAACAACGACGACCCTGCCCAGGATCGCAACCCGCACCTGCGCCGCCTGGGAGAGATCTACACGTCGATGAAGCAGGCGGGCGTGGTCGAACACGTGTCGTCGAGCGAGGCCTTCGCCTCGGGGGAGCCTCGCCTGCGCGCGGCGACCGATCTGCCGGATGATTTTGCGCTCAATCAGCCGCTTTCGCCCTTCGCGCTGGCTGCGCTCGAGTTCTTAGACCCCGAGTCCCCGACCTTCGCCCTGGATGTCGTCTCGGTCATCGAGTCGGTCCTGGAGGATCCGCGCCCGCTCCTGTTCGCGCAGGAGAAGGCGGCGCGCGCCGAGGCCGTGGCCGCGATGAAGGCGCAGGGCATGGAGTACGACGAGCGCATGGCCGCCCTGGAGGAGGTCACCTGGCCACGCCCACTGGCGTCCCTGCTGGGCGACGCGTTTGCGGTGTACCTGCACGCGAACCCGTGGATTGAGGATCAGGAGATTTCCCCGAAGTCGGTCGTGCGCGAGATGATCGAGAACGCACTGACCTTCACGGGGATCGTGGGCCGCTACGACGTGGGACGCTCCGAGGGCATCGTGTTGCGCTACCTGACGGACGCGTATCGTGCGCTACGCCAGATCGTGCCCGACGAGCTGATGACGGAGGAGCTGCGCGAGATCATCACGTGGCTGTCGGCGCTCATCCGCGCCGTGGACTCCTCGCTGCTGGACGAGTGGGAGGCCATGTCCACGGGGCAGGCGATCTCCCCCGCCGCCGATACCGGCGGTACCGAGGGCGCGGAGCTCGCGTTTGGCGCGCGGGAGGACGGGACCGTTCCCTTCAGCGCAAACCGTCACGCGTTCCGCACGGCGATCCGGGGTGCGCTGTTCGCGCGCGTGGAGGCGATGAGCCGCGACAACGTCGAGGCCTTGGCACGCCTGGACGAGGCCTCGCGCACCCCGGTGGTCGCCCCGTGGGGCGAGGACGAGTGGGACGCGGTGCTCGAGCGCTACTGGGCGGAGCACGAGTGGATCGGCATCGATCAGCGAGCCCGCGCCCTGTCGCTGTGCTGCCTGAACGAGGCCCCGACCCGCGAGGACGTGCTCGAGCTGGTCCCCGCCGCGGTTTCTTCCGATTTCGAGCGCGCCCAGGCTGCGCGCATCGAGGCGATCGCGGAGGCGGTCGATCAGGCTACGGCCGGCACGTTCTGGCTGGCCACGCAGACCCTGTTCGACCCGGAGGAGGACATGGACTGGCGCATCGTCGCCCTCGTGGACGTGGCGGCCTCGGATGAGGCAGACCGCGTCTGCCTGGCCACGGTCACGGTCGGGCCTCGGTAG
- a CDS encoding bleomycin resistance protein encodes MISEPGLVPELAVTDYDLSKRFWCDLVGFSLRYERPEEGFGYLVLGSAHLMLDQIDQGRTWATGPLEAPLGRGINLEIQVADLDAAWRRVSAARWPIFVEPEEKWYRAGDVEIGVRQFLIQDPDGYLVRLQQEIGERRAPAARA; translated from the coding sequence ATGATCAGCGAACCGGGGCTTGTCCCAGAACTTGCCGTGACCGACTACGACCTCTCCAAACGTTTCTGGTGTGATCTCGTCGGCTTCTCCCTCCGCTACGAGCGGCCCGAAGAGGGATTCGGATACCTCGTGTTGGGGAGTGCACACCTGATGCTTGACCAGATTGACCAGGGCAGGACGTGGGCGACTGGCCCCCTCGAGGCGCCGCTCGGTCGCGGGATTAACCTCGAGATTCAGGTCGCAGATCTAGACGCCGCGTGGCGGCGTGTCTCAGCGGCGCGTTGGCCGATCTTCGTCGAACCCGAAGAGAAATGGTATCGAGCGGGCGACGTCGAGATCGGTGTGCGGCAGTTCCTCATCCAGGACCCCGACGGCTACCTCGTGCGCCTCCAGCAGGAGATCGGCGAGCGGCGAGCGCCCGCCGCGAGGGCGTGA
- a CDS encoding ABC transporter ATP-binding protein, with translation MSESILSARGVSFRYPGSDAGLDDVSVEVRAGESLALVGESGSGKTTLARVLLGLLAPRVGEVLLDGETVRSSSKSSMRTLRRSVQTVFQDPFSSLDPRMKIGASIAEPLHALGVSRGEEARARVRDVLTDVGIDPARAGEYPGSFSGGQRQRIAIARALAPAPRVLIADEPVSALDMSTRASVMDLLGAITRVRGMALVLVSHDLATVASTCDRIAVMQEGCIVEAGDTRRIMSAPREPYTRALIEAVPRL, from the coding sequence ATGAGTGAGTCGATCCTGAGCGCCCGCGGCGTCTCCTTCCGATACCCGGGCAGTGACGCTGGCCTGGACGACGTCAGCGTTGAGGTTCGCGCGGGTGAGTCGCTCGCCCTCGTCGGTGAGTCGGGCAGCGGCAAGACGACCCTCGCCCGCGTGCTTCTCGGGCTTCTTGCGCCGCGCGTAGGCGAGGTGCTGCTGGACGGCGAGACTGTCCGCTCCTCCTCGAAGTCCTCGATGCGCACGCTGCGCCGTAGCGTCCAGACCGTCTTCCAGGACCCGTTCTCATCCCTGGACCCGCGCATGAAAATCGGCGCGTCCATTGCCGAACCCCTGCACGCCCTGGGCGTCTCTCGGGGCGAAGAGGCTCGCGCTCGCGTGCGCGATGTCCTCACCGACGTCGGCATCGACCCGGCGCGCGCGGGGGAGTACCCCGGCTCGTTCTCGGGCGGCCAGCGCCAGCGCATCGCGATTGCCCGCGCACTCGCGCCCGCGCCGCGGGTCCTCATCGCCGACGAGCCGGTCTCTGCGCTCGACATGTCGACGCGCGCCTCTGTCATGGACCTGCTGGGGGCGATCACGCGGGTGCGGGGTATGGCCCTCGTGCTTGTGTCCCACGACCTGGCGACCGTCGCCTCCACGTGCGACCGTATCGCTGTCATGCAGGAGGGGTGCATCGTCGAGGCCGGGGACACTCGGCGGATCATGTCCGCCCCGCGCGAGCCCTACACGCGCGCACTGATTGAGGCCGTGCCGCGTTTGTAG